A genomic region of Pseudomonas sp. KU43P contains the following coding sequences:
- a CDS encoding TonB-dependent receptor: MLAPCRISPLTLGLSLLFSASLASAATTTLPELSVTADSEREEDNPRVKEVSTATRTSTPVRYVPQAIDTVKAANVLDYGSNTLGKALEGIPNVSSGADTRFDSVRIRGFEASNDFYLDGIRDDSQYIRDLHNIERVEVLKGPAAVLYGRGSQGGIVNRVSKAPEHGRRSSIEAQGGSEDLRSLYADLSADPSDTVSLRLNLGNQDNNSFRDGVDGSRQLFAPSMSWQISPDLNWLVQYEYSRYNRTPDRGIPGVNGRPADVSGSTTYGDTQRDYIDDRAQSLRSRLNYQLNDTWQLRHTLGLFQLDSDFDNTYATGYNASNNTVTRQRWQQDLTTRNLFNNLEAEGDFATWGVEHTLLVGLEFGHQRRDPTLYTAAPVSAGGKPVPGLDLNNPNRDLQHNGRMVVSSNNHTVVDSRGLYLQDQIRLNDQWQILAGVRFDQFEVETTNKVRDLSEKQDSNTTSPRLGVVYTPWRDHSFYASWSKTFSPVGGGLIGITPGAPGNTNDTSPELTRQKEIGMKSDWLDERLTTTLAIYELELYNRRTRDPNNPEITLMSGLQRSRGVELTATGNIVGNWYVRGGIGLQDATIVKDNNGLEGNRINDVAKRNGSLFVTWKPELGWYAETGLTMVGERYADNQNTTVLPGYGRWDALAGFRTREWDVRAALSNIADKTYYSSATSAAQIQPGDPRSLVVTGTYSF; encoded by the coding sequence ATGCTTGCCCCTTGCCGTATTTCACCCCTGACGCTCGGCCTCTCGCTGCTGTTCAGCGCCAGCCTGGCCAGCGCCGCCACCACGACCCTGCCGGAGCTGTCGGTTACCGCCGACAGCGAGCGCGAAGAAGACAACCCCCGGGTCAAGGAGGTCAGCACCGCCACCCGCACCTCTACGCCGGTGCGCTACGTACCCCAGGCCATCGACACGGTGAAGGCCGCCAACGTGCTGGACTACGGCAGCAACACGCTGGGCAAGGCGCTCGAAGGCATCCCCAACGTCAGCAGCGGCGCGGACACGCGCTTCGACAGCGTGCGTATTCGTGGTTTCGAGGCGAGCAACGATTTTTACCTGGACGGCATCCGCGACGACAGCCAGTACATTCGCGACCTGCACAACATCGAACGGGTCGAAGTGCTCAAGGGGCCGGCAGCGGTGTTGTACGGCCGTGGCAGCCAGGGCGGCATCGTCAACCGGGTGAGCAAGGCGCCAGAGCATGGCCGCCGCTCCTCCATCGAGGCCCAGGGCGGCAGCGAAGACCTGCGCAGCCTGTACGCCGACCTCAGCGCCGACCCCAGCGATACCGTGAGCCTGCGCCTGAACCTGGGCAACCAGGACAACAACAGCTTCCGCGATGGCGTCGACGGCAGCCGCCAGCTGTTCGCGCCGTCGATGAGCTGGCAGATCTCGCCTGACCTGAACTGGCTGGTGCAGTACGAATACAGCCGCTACAACCGTACCCCGGACCGTGGCATCCCCGGGGTCAATGGGCGCCCGGCGGATGTGAGCGGTAGCACCACCTACGGCGATACCCAGCGCGACTACATCGACGATCGCGCGCAGTCGTTGCGCTCGCGCCTCAACTACCAGCTCAACGACACCTGGCAACTGCGCCACACCCTCGGCCTGTTCCAGCTCGACAGCGACTTCGACAACACCTACGCGACCGGCTACAACGCCAGCAACAACACGGTCACCCGCCAGCGCTGGCAACAGGACCTGACCACCCGCAACCTGTTCAACAACCTCGAGGCCGAAGGCGATTTCGCCACCTGGGGCGTGGAACACACGCTGCTGGTAGGCCTGGAGTTCGGCCACCAGCGCCGCGACCCGACGCTGTACACCGCTGCGCCGGTTTCGGCCGGCGGCAAGCCGGTGCCCGGCCTGGACCTGAACAACCCGAACCGCGACCTGCAGCACAACGGCAGGATGGTGGTATCGAGCAACAACCACACCGTGGTCGACAGCCGTGGCCTGTACCTGCAGGACCAGATCCGCCTGAACGATCAGTGGCAGATCCTGGCTGGAGTGCGCTTCGACCAGTTCGAAGTGGAAACCACCAACAAGGTGCGCGACCTCTCCGAAAAGCAGGACAGCAACACCACCAGCCCGCGCCTGGGCGTGGTCTACACGCCGTGGCGCGACCATTCGTTCTACGCTTCGTGGAGCAAGACCTTCTCGCCGGTCGGCGGCGGCCTGATCGGCATCACCCCGGGCGCGCCCGGCAACACCAATGACACAAGCCCAGAGCTGACCCGGCAGAAAGAAATCGGGATGAAAAGCGACTGGCTCGACGAGCGCCTGACCACCACCCTGGCCATCTATGAGCTGGAGCTGTACAACCGCCGCACACGTGACCCGAACAACCCGGAAATCACCTTGATGAGCGGCCTGCAGCGCTCCCGCGGCGTGGAGCTGACCGCCACCGGCAACATCGTCGGCAACTGGTACGTGCGCGGCGGTATCGGCCTGCAGGACGCTACCATCGTAAAGGACAACAACGGCCTGGAAGGCAACCGCATCAACGACGTGGCCAAGCGCAACGGCAGCCTGTTCGTGACCTGGAAACCGGAGCTGGGCTGGTATGCGGAAACCGGGTTGACGATGGTGGGCGAGCGTTATGCCGACAACCAGAACACCACGGTGTTGCCGGGTTATGGGCGTTGGGATGCGCTGGCTGGCTTCCGTACCCGGGAATGGGATGTGCGGGCGGCGCTGAGCAATATTGCCGACAAGACCTATTACAGCTCGGCGACCAGTGCGGCACAGATTCAGCCAGGGGATCCGCGGAGCCTGGTGGTGACGGGGACTTACAGCTTCTGA
- the aguA gene encoding agmatine deiminase translates to MKTLNSTPRADGFHMPAEWAPQSQVWMVWPERSDNWRLGGKPAQAAHVTLAKAIARFEPVTVAVSAGQYENARRQLDLPNIRVVEISNDDAWVRDTGPTFVINDAGEVRGVDWGFNAWGGFDGGLYAPWNRDEELAAKVMEMERCQRYHTEGFVLEGGSIHVDGEGTLITTEECLLNRNRNPHLNREQIEEILREHLAVETIVWLPDGLYNDETDGHVDNFCCYVSPGEVLLAWTDDSNDPNYARCHAAYDVLKNSRDAKGREFVVHKMPIPGPLFATEEECAGVDHVAGSQERDPSVRLAGSYVNFLIVNGGIIAPSFNDPADAQARAILAKVFPDHEVVMIPGRELLLGGGNIHCLTQQQPAPFKR, encoded by the coding sequence ATGAAAACCCTGAACTCCACGCCTCGCGCCGACGGCTTCCACATGCCCGCCGAATGGGCGCCGCAAAGCCAGGTCTGGATGGTCTGGCCCGAGCGTTCGGACAACTGGCGCCTGGGTGGCAAGCCTGCCCAGGCTGCCCACGTGACCCTGGCCAAGGCCATTGCCCGCTTCGAGCCGGTAACCGTCGCCGTTTCCGCCGGCCAGTATGAAAACGCCCGTCGCCAGCTCGACCTGCCGAACATCCGCGTGGTGGAAATCAGCAACGACGACGCCTGGGTGCGCGACACCGGCCCGACCTTCGTGATCAACGACGCAGGCGAAGTGCGCGGCGTGGACTGGGGTTTCAATGCCTGGGGCGGTTTCGATGGCGGCCTCTACGCACCGTGGAACCGCGACGAGGAACTGGCGGCCAAGGTGATGGAAATGGAGCGCTGCCAGCGCTACCACACCGAGGGCTTCGTGCTTGAAGGCGGCTCGATCCACGTTGACGGCGAAGGCACCCTGATCACCACCGAAGAATGCCTGCTCAACCGCAACCGCAACCCGCACCTGAACCGCGAGCAGATCGAAGAGATCCTGCGCGAGCACCTGGCGGTGGAAACCATCGTCTGGCTGCCGGACGGCCTGTACAACGACGAGACCGATGGCCACGTCGACAACTTCTGCTGTTACGTCAGCCCAGGCGAAGTGTTACTGGCCTGGACCGATGATTCCAACGACCCCAACTACGCACGCTGCCACGCGGCTTATGACGTGCTGAAAAACAGCCGCGACGCCAAAGGCCGCGAGTTCGTGGTGCACAAGATGCCAATTCCAGGCCCGCTGTTCGCTACCGAAGAAGAGTGCGCCGGCGTCGACCACGTTGCCGGAAGCCAGGAGCGCGACCCGTCGGTGCGCCTGGCCGGCTCCTACGTGAACTTCCTGATCGTCAACGGCGGCATCATCGCGCCGAGCTTCAACGACCCGGCAGATGCCCAGGCCAGAGCGATCCTGGCCAAGGTCTTCCCGGACCACGAAGTGGTGATGATTCCTGGCCGCGAGCTGTTGCTGGGCGGTGGCAACATCCACTGCCTGACCCAGCAGCAACCGGCGCCGTTCAAGCGCTGA
- a CDS encoding aminotransferase, which yields MPLSTLIQRSSLPSPSLSEAQAHALLQAHYDLAGSLCALGSQQDLNFRLDTGQRRYVLKVCHGSYAQVELEAQHAALAYLREQGVPVPAVRPSRDGQALLALDIDGQPLRARLLDYIEGQPLTRLKHMPVRLIAELGALCASVDKALAGFDHPGLARTLQWDPQHAQALIEHLLPVLQDPAQRARIEQATRQASEQLAPLVGKLPTQAVHLDITDDNAVWARDGERQWQLQGVIDFGDLLRTWRIADLSVTCAALLHHAEGDPLRILPAVQAYQAVNPLSEAELRALWPLVLNRAAVLVLSSEQQLAVDPGNQYTRDNIAHEWEIFDTATAVPFALMQAAILQAAGVAPSSPDLADCAPLLPELAGQAINRLDLGVLSPHCEAGNWEQAGFDQHLLTAQPAPTCTLHGQYRLSQTHIDRADEPATCALGVELHVPNGSAVQAPQAGTWQRHGEGRGCLHTPQFALWLSGLEETPADGQAVAKGQMLGNSCGFLSVQLCLDGTLQPPFFATPSRAAAWLALCPSPAALLGFDCDAEPLPDPQALLARRDASFARSQKHYYAQPPQIERGWRNYLIDMQGRSYLDMLNNVAVLGHGHPRMAAEAARQWSLVNTNSRFHYAAIAEFSERLLKLAPEGFDRVFLVNSGTEANDLAIRLAWAYSGGRDLISVLEAYHGWSVATDAISTSIADNPQALETRPDWVHPVEAPNTFRGRYRGADSAADYLRDVDAKLADLDARGRQLAGMICEPVYGNAGGISLPAGYLQQAYAKVRARGGVCIADEVQVGYGRLGEYFWGFEEQGVVPDIITMAKGMGNGQPLGVVITRREIAEALEAEGYFFSSAGGSPVSCRIGMAVLDVMDEEGLWENTRDTGRYFKARLQALVDKHPLAGAAHGSGFYLGLELVRDRQTLEPATEETMVLCNRLRDLGIFMQPTGDYLNILKIKPPMCTTQASVDYFVDSIDRILSEGL from the coding sequence ATGCCCCTCAGCACCCTGATCCAGCGTTCCAGCCTGCCCAGCCCTTCGCTCAGCGAAGCCCAGGCCCATGCCTTGCTGCAGGCGCATTACGACCTTGCCGGCAGCCTGTGCGCGCTGGGCAGCCAGCAGGACCTGAACTTCCGGCTGGACACGGGGCAGCGCCGCTACGTGCTCAAGGTTTGCCACGGCAGTTACGCCCAGGTTGAGCTGGAGGCGCAGCATGCCGCATTGGCGTACCTGCGCGAGCAGGGCGTGCCGGTGCCGGCCGTGCGTCCGTCTCGCGACGGGCAGGCCCTGCTGGCGCTGGACATCGACGGGCAACCGTTGCGGGCACGTTTGCTCGATTATATCGAGGGGCAGCCGCTGACTCGACTCAAGCACATGCCGGTGCGGCTGATCGCCGAACTGGGCGCGCTGTGCGCCAGCGTCGACAAGGCGCTCGCCGGCTTCGACCATCCTGGCCTTGCGCGTACCCTGCAATGGGATCCACAGCACGCCCAGGCCCTGATCGAGCACCTGCTGCCCGTGCTGCAGGACCCGGCACAGCGTGCGCGTATCGAGCAGGCCACGCGCCAGGCCAGCGAACAACTGGCGCCACTGGTGGGCAAACTACCGACACAGGCCGTGCATCTGGATATCACCGACGACAATGCCGTGTGGGCCCGCGATGGCGAGCGCCAGTGGCAGTTGCAGGGTGTCATCGATTTCGGTGACCTGTTGCGCACCTGGCGTATCGCCGACCTGTCCGTGACCTGCGCGGCGTTGCTGCACCACGCCGAAGGCGATCCGCTGCGCATTCTGCCAGCGGTGCAAGCCTACCAGGCCGTCAACCCGCTGAGCGAGGCCGAGCTGCGCGCCCTGTGGCCGCTGGTGCTCAACCGCGCTGCGGTGCTGGTGCTGAGCAGTGAGCAGCAACTGGCCGTGGACCCAGGCAACCAGTACACGCGTGACAACATCGCCCACGAGTGGGAGATCTTCGACACCGCCACCGCCGTGCCGTTTGCCCTGATGCAAGCTGCCATCCTGCAGGCAGCCGGGGTCGCGCCGAGCAGCCCCGACCTGGCCGATTGCGCACCGTTGCTACCAGAACTGGCCGGGCAGGCGATCAACCGGCTCGACCTGGGTGTGCTCAGCCCCCACTGCGAAGCCGGTAACTGGGAGCAGGCCGGTTTCGACCAGCACCTGCTGACCGCACAACCTGCTCCGACGTGCACCCTGCATGGGCAGTATCGCCTGTCGCAAACCCATATCGACCGCGCCGACGAACCGGCCACCTGTGCCTTGGGCGTCGAACTGCATGTGCCCAACGGCTCTGCGGTACAGGCGCCGCAGGCAGGCACCTGGCAGCGCCATGGCGAAGGCCGTGGTTGTTTACATACGCCGCAGTTCGCCTTGTGGCTGAGCGGCCTGGAAGAGACGCCGGCAGACGGCCAGGCCGTGGCCAAGGGCCAGATGCTGGGCAACAGTTGTGGTTTCCTCAGTGTGCAGTTGTGCCTGGACGGCACACTGCAGCCGCCTTTTTTCGCCACTCCATCCCGGGCCGCTGCCTGGCTGGCACTATGCCCATCGCCAGCGGCGCTGCTGGGCTTCGATTGCGACGCCGAGCCGCTGCCCGATCCCCAGGCGCTGCTGGCCCGTCGCGACGCCAGCTTCGCCCGCTCGCAGAAGCACTACTATGCGCAGCCGCCACAGATCGAGCGCGGCTGGCGCAACTATTTGATCGACATGCAGGGCCGCTCCTACCTGGACATGCTCAACAACGTTGCCGTATTGGGCCACGGCCACCCGCGCATGGCGGCCGAGGCGGCGCGGCAATGGTCGCTGGTCAACACCAACTCACGCTTCCACTACGCGGCCATCGCCGAGTTCTCCGAACGCCTGCTGAAACTGGCGCCCGAGGGTTTCGACCGGGTGTTCCTGGTCAACAGCGGCACTGAAGCCAATGACCTGGCGATTCGCCTGGCCTGGGCCTACAGCGGCGGGCGCGACCTGATCAGCGTGCTGGAGGCCTACCATGGCTGGTCGGTGGCCACCGATGCCATCTCCACCTCGATCGCCGACAACCCGCAGGCCCTGGAAACCCGCCCGGACTGGGTGCACCCGGTCGAGGCACCGAATACCTTCCGTGGTCGTTATCGGGGCGCAGACAGTGCCGCCGACTACCTGCGCGATGTCGATGCCAAGCTTGCCGACCTCGATGCCCGTGGCCGCCAGCTGGCCGGGATGATCTGCGAACCGGTGTACGGCAATGCCGGTGGTATCTCGTTGCCGGCAGGCTACCTGCAACAGGCCTACGCCAAAGTGCGTGCACGCGGTGGTGTGTGCATCGCCGACGAAGTGCAGGTGGGTTACGGCCGCCTGGGCGAGTATTTCTGGGGCTTCGAAGAGCAGGGCGTGGTGCCCGACATCATCACCATGGCCAAGGGCATGGGCAACGGCCAGCCACTGGGCGTTGTCATCACCCGCCGCGAGATCGCCGAGGCGCTGGAGGCGGAGGGCTACTTCTTCTCCTCGGCAGGCGGTAGCCCAGTGAGTTGCCGTATCGGCATGGCGGTGCTGGATGTGATGGACGAAGAAGGCTTGTGGGAGAACACCCGCGACACCGGCCGCTACTTCAAGGCGCGTTTGCAGGCGTTGGTCGATAAACATCCGCTTGCCGGTGCCGCACATGGTTCGGGCTTCTACCTGGGCCTGGAGCTGGTGCGCGACCGCCAGACCCTGGAGCCGGCCACCGAAGAAACCATGGTGCTGTGCAACCGCCTGCGTGACCTTGGCATTTTCATGCAGCCGACCGGGGATTACCTGAACATCCTCAAGATCAAGCCGCCAATGTGCACCACGCAGGCCAGCGTGGACTACTTTGTCGATAGCATCGACCGCATCCTGTCCGAAGGACTGTAA